From the genome of Cellulosilyticum sp. I15G10I2, one region includes:
- a CDS encoding tripartite tricarboxylate transporter substrate binding protein, whose product MKRLTKKIGSIVLIAALGATMLTGCKKEEAKFPSSPITMIVPFSAGGGTDIVTRAVADAAKNHFAQPLVVVNKTGAGGAVGMGEGANSKPDGYTVTTVCVELTTLPPQNLAPFTSDDFRPIMQINAEPAAITVAADAPWNTVEEFLTYAKDNAGKVQIGNSGVGAIWHLAAVAIEKAAGAEFNHIPYEGAAPAVAALLGGHIEAVTVSPAEVASQVEAGQLKILAVADNERSKSFPDVPTLKEVGYDVAIGTWRGLAVPKDTPDDVMNVLKDGFGKAVKEESFTSFMASSGLSIAILDEAQYREKMNTENKFFKDLVADIK is encoded by the coding sequence ATGAAAAGACTTACAAAAAAAATAGGTTCAATAGTATTAATAGCAGCACTTGGAGCTACAATGTTAACTGGGTGTAAAAAAGAAGAAGCAAAATTTCCAAGTAGTCCTATTACAATGATTGTTCCATTTTCAGCTGGAGGCGGAACGGATATTGTTACAAGAGCAGTTGCAGATGCAGCCAAAAATCACTTTGCACAGCCACTTGTAGTTGTTAATAAAACAGGAGCAGGCGGTGCGGTAGGTATGGGTGAAGGTGCAAATTCGAAGCCAGATGGTTATACAGTTACAACAGTTTGTGTTGAACTAACAACATTACCACCACAAAATTTAGCACCGTTTACAAGCGATGACTTTAGACCAATTATGCAAATCAATGCAGAACCTGCGGCTATTACTGTGGCAGCAGATGCACCTTGGAATACAGTAGAAGAGTTTCTAACATATGCTAAAGACAATGCAGGAAAAGTTCAGATAGGTAATTCAGGAGTAGGTGCGATATGGCACTTAGCTGCAGTAGCTATTGAAAAAGCAGCTGGCGCTGAATTTAATCATATTCCTTATGAAGGCGCAGCACCAGCAGTTGCAGCACTTTTAGGCGGACATATTGAAGCAGTAACTGTAAGTCCAGCTGAGGTTGCATCACAAGTTGAAGCTGGTCAACTTAAGATACTTGCTGTTGCAGATAACGAAAGATCTAAATCATTTCCAGATGTACCAACACTTAAAGAAGTGGGCTATGATGTTGCAATTGGTACATGGAGAGGTTTAGCAGTACCAAAGGATACGCCAGATGATGTGATGAATGTATTAAAAGATGGATTTGGTAAAGCGGTTAAGGAAGAATCGTTTACTTCATTTATGGCCTCTAGCGGATTATCTATTGCAATATTAGATGAAGCACAATATAGAGAAAAAATGAATACAGAAAATAAATTTTTCAAAGATCTTGTAGCTGATATTAAATAA
- a CDS encoding bifunctional 4-hydroxy-2-oxoglutarate aldolase/2-dehydro-3-deoxy-phosphogluconate aldolase, with protein sequence MKQQVLENILNKKIVAILRGLEYEDNFKVMETLIEAGITNFEVTLNTKKALTIIEEASKKYEKAAYVGAGTVKSKTDALQAIEAGAQFLISPNLSEECIEAALQKKVLIAPGVFSPTEIVKACELGCEIVKLFPAVALGAEYIKQLRGPLQDVKIMAVGGMDLSNMGAYIKAGVNAFGLGSCLVNTKLISEGRYDLLKSHFQEYVNLIS encoded by the coding sequence ATGAAACAGCAAGTGTTAGAGAATATTTTAAATAAGAAAATAGTTGCTATCTTAAGAGGTTTAGAGTATGAAGATAACTTTAAGGTAATGGAGACGTTAATAGAAGCTGGGATCACAAATTTTGAAGTAACCTTAAATACAAAAAAAGCATTAACAATTATTGAAGAAGCATCTAAGAAATATGAAAAGGCGGCATACGTTGGAGCTGGAACTGTCAAAAGCAAAACAGATGCACTACAGGCTATTGAGGCGGGCGCACAGTTTTTGATTTCGCCAAATCTTTCAGAGGAATGTATAGAGGCAGCACTTCAAAAGAAAGTACTTATTGCACCAGGGGTATTTAGTCCCACTGAAATTGTTAAGGCGTGTGAATTAGGCTGTGAAATTGTAAAACTCTTTCCGGCAGTTGCACTGGGTGCAGAATACATAAAGCAGCTTAGAGGGCCATTGCAGGATGTTAAAATAATGGCTGTAGGTGGGATGGATCTTAGTAATATGGGAGCCTATATCAAGGCAGGGGTTAATGCATTTGGACTTGGGTCATGTTTAGTCAATACTAAACTTATAAGTGAAGGCAGATATGATTTATTAAAATCCCATTTCCAGGAATATGTAAACTTAATAAGTTAG
- a CDS encoding tripartite tricarboxylate transporter TctB family protein, giving the protein MKKGNMIISILFILIGIFVLIEITTFPSIGGGQITGPDFFPRILAFSLIGLSILLFISSMLSKDESTTGLFEIYAIKAYITMVSLLVYMILLNVIGFIIATPLFLFGLIRFYGMKHYPKLVLSSVLVTGIIYSVFKLLLAVPLPTGILG; this is encoded by the coding sequence GTGAAAAAGGGAAATATGATTATATCTATCCTTTTTATCTTAATTGGGATTTTTGTTCTTATAGAGATTACGACATTTCCAAGTATAGGCGGCGGTCAGATAACAGGTCCTGACTTTTTTCCAAGAATATTGGCTTTTAGTTTAATTGGACTCAGCATTTTGCTTTTTATATCAAGCATGCTCAGTAAGGATGAGAGTACAACAGGTTTATTTGAAATATATGCAATCAAGGCATATATTACAATGGTGAGTTTACTCGTTTATATGATACTACTTAATGTGATTGGTTTTATTATTGCTACGCCACTCTTTTTATTTGGACTTATTCGTTTTTATGGTATGAAACATTATCCCAAACTGGTTTTATCATCTGTTCTTGTTACAGGGATTATATACAGTGTGTTTAAACTGTTGCTAGCTGTACCGCTGCCAACAGGCATACTAGGTTAG
- a CDS encoding tripartite tricarboxylate transporter permease translates to MLELLGHGLAAVMSFEILFMIACGVAAGIAIGALPGLTATMGVALLLPLTFGMDAESGILLLLGIYAGAIYGGSISAILLKTPGTPAAAATALDGFEMSKRGEAGRALGISTVSSYIGGTLSVILLILISPQLAKIGLKFSAPEYFALAMFGLSIIASVSGKHVLKGIMAGVIGLLVSTVGIDIVTGYQRFTFGNMNLFNGFSFIPVMIGLFALSQSFISLEDMMKKISIKQTVSRVLPTWEDLKKVIPTAIRSGLIGTFIGIIPGAGGDIGAFVAYNEAKRFSKHPEKFGTGIPEAIAAPEAANNGVTGGAMVPLLTLGIPGDATTAIMLGALIMQGLQPGPLLFRDHGPLVYTIFIGFLTANLFMLILGFIGIKWFTKIIAIPSYILTPVIFVLCIVGSYAINNNFFDVIVMFISGIIGYIMQKLEFPASPIVLALILGPMAERELRKSLMMSGGEINVLFTRPISAVLLSIAVVTFFMPIIKNIITQMRQRGRNISDSNNS, encoded by the coding sequence ATGCTAGAACTACTTGGACATGGTTTGGCAGCAGTAATGAGCTTTGAAATATTATTTATGATAGCATGTGGTGTTGCAGCAGGTATTGCAATAGGAGCCCTTCCAGGCTTAACTGCAACAATGGGAGTAGCACTGCTCTTACCACTTACATTTGGAATGGATGCTGAAAGTGGCATTTTGCTTTTATTAGGTATTTATGCGGGAGCCATTTATGGCGGCTCAATCTCAGCAATACTTCTTAAAACCCCAGGAACACCAGCTGCTGCAGCTACAGCTTTAGATGGATTTGAAATGTCAAAAAGAGGTGAAGCCGGAAGAGCACTGGGAATATCTACAGTTTCTTCTTATATCGGTGGAACATTGAGTGTTATTTTACTTATACTTATCTCACCACAGCTTGCTAAGATCGGCTTAAAATTTAGTGCGCCTGAGTATTTTGCACTAGCGATGTTTGGACTTAGTATTATAGCAAGTGTTTCAGGAAAACATGTACTAAAAGGTATTATGGCAGGGGTAATCGGACTGCTTGTATCAACTGTAGGGATTGACATTGTAACAGGATATCAAAGATTTACTTTTGGTAATATGAATTTGTTTAATGGTTTTTCTTTTATTCCTGTTATGATTGGGTTATTTGCTTTATCTCAATCCTTTATCAGCCTTGAGGACATGATGAAAAAAATAAGTATCAAACAAACAGTAAGCCGTGTTTTGCCAACATGGGAAGATTTGAAAAAAGTTATACCAACGGCAATACGTTCTGGACTTATTGGGACCTTTATAGGAATTATACCGGGCGCGGGTGGAGATATCGGTGCTTTTGTAGCTTATAATGAAGCAAAAAGATTTTCAAAACATCCAGAGAAATTTGGAACAGGTATACCGGAAGCTATTGCAGCACCAGAAGCTGCAAACAATGGAGTAACAGGTGGTGCGATGGTGCCTTTATTAACACTTGGGATACCAGGAGACGCAACAACGGCTATTATGCTGGGGGCACTTATTATGCAGGGACTTCAGCCAGGACCACTTCTATTTAGAGATCACGGACCTTTAGTTTATACAATTTTCATTGGGTTTTTAACAGCCAATCTTTTTATGCTAATTCTCGGTTTTATAGGTATTAAATGGTTTACAAAAATTATAGCCATCCCATCTTACATACTTACACCTGTAATATTTGTACTGTGTATAGTAGGATCTTATGCCATTAATAATAACTTTTTTGATGTGATAGTCATGTTTATAAGTGGCATTATTGGTTATATCATGCAAAAGCTTGAGTTTCCTGCCTCGCCTATTGTACTTGCACTAATACTTGGGCCTATGGCTGAAAGAGAACTTAGAAAATCATTGATGATGTCAGGTGGAGAAATTAACGTTTTATTTACAAGACCTATTAGTGCTGTCTTATTGAGTATTGCAGTTGTTACGTTCTTCATGCCGATCATTAAAAATATAATTACACAAATGAGACAACGAGGGA